A window of Halobellus sp. LT62 contains these coding sequences:
- a CDS encoding alpha/beta fold hydrolase — MPTVRTNGIETYYERRGEGPPIVFVHGAVVDHGQWLPQAEALSDAYTTIVYDVRGHGRTGGSAIDRYSFDLFVEDLDALIDALELSAPVLCGLSLGGCIAQAYATTYPDRISGLVLADTFTPGDWRWPERLQWGVLGATIPLARAFGYQRIERAMVWGQERIRGDEASGDYEAIRRLRNTGPTMSTDEFAKVIRALRSVPEMRVDFTALSVPTLILYGEHEMGFVKRHAAKLASEIDDANVVEVPGGAHASNLDEPEFVTEELRRFLAERVFPGR, encoded by the coding sequence ATGCCGACTGTCAGGACCAACGGCATCGAGACGTACTACGAGCGTCGCGGCGAGGGGCCGCCGATCGTGTTCGTCCACGGCGCGGTGGTCGATCACGGTCAGTGGCTGCCGCAGGCCGAAGCGTTGAGCGACGCGTACACCACGATCGTCTACGACGTCCGCGGCCACGGCCGGACCGGCGGCTCGGCGATCGATCGGTACTCCTTCGACCTGTTCGTCGAGGATCTCGACGCGCTCATCGACGCGCTGGAGCTTTCCGCGCCCGTCCTGTGCGGGCTCTCCTTAGGCGGTTGTATCGCACAGGCCTACGCGACGACGTATCCGGACCGGATTTCGGGGCTCGTTCTCGCGGACACCTTTACACCCGGCGACTGGCGCTGGCCCGAGCGGTTGCAGTGGGGAGTGTTGGGAGCGACGATTCCGCTCGCTCGGGCCTTCGGCTACCAGCGGATCGAACGGGCGATGGTATGGGGACAAGAGCGGATTCGAGGGGACGAAGCCAGCGGCGACTACGAGGCGATCCGACGGCTCCGCAACACGGGGCCGACGATGTCGACCGACGAGTTCGCGAAAGTGATCCGGGCGCTTCGGAGCGTCCCCGAAATGCGAGTCGACTTCACGGCGCTCTCGGTGCCGACGCTGATCCTCTACGGCGAACACGAGATGGGATTCGTCAAGCGTCACGCGGCGAAACTCGCCTCTGAGATTGACGACGCGAACGTCGTCGAAGTTCCCGGCGGCGCGCACGCGTCGAATCTCGACGAGCCCGAGTTCGTGACCGAGGAACTCCGCCGGTTCCTCGCAGAGCGCGTCTTTCCCGGTCGGTGA
- a CDS encoding transcriptional regulator → MSESGKDSTARQRITDALRAEPHDAAELSTTVGIPRSAVYRHLDHVAQTVRSDGSDEQFLVAPPECRACGFDGFDDPLNDPSRCPDCRSERIAEPRFLIE, encoded by the coding sequence ATGTCCGAATCGGGCAAGGACTCGACAGCGCGACAGCGAATCACGGACGCTCTGCGGGCGGAACCGCACGATGCGGCGGAGCTCTCGACGACGGTCGGGATCCCGCGCTCGGCGGTGTATCGGCACCTCGATCACGTGGCGCAGACGGTCAGAAGTGACGGCAGCGACGAGCAGTTTCTGGTCGCGCCGCCGGAGTGCCGCGCGTGCGGATTCGACGGCTTCGACGACCCCCTGAACGACCCCTCGCGATGCCCGGACTGTCGTTCCGAGCGGATCGCCGAGCCGCGGTTTCTGATCGAATAG
- a CDS encoding NDP-sugar synthase encodes MKAVVLAGGYATRMWPITKHRPKMFLPVGEGTVIDVIFEDLEADDRIDEVFVSTNERFAETFETFLDDAPYAKPTLSVEETVEEDEKFGVVGALAQLIEREGVDDDLVVIAGDNLLSFDVGEFVDFFESKGTPCLAAYDVGSRERAKSYGLVQLDGDRVVDFQEKPDDPQSTLVSIACYAFPAETLPDFETYLADGNNPDEPGWFMQWLQDRGTVHAFTFDGAWFDIGTPESYLDAVSWYLDGETYVHENATVENSDLGENVHVMADASISNSSLERSVVFADAVIRNADIRNTIVDEDTHVENLDLSNALIGAHSHLE; translated from the coding sequence ATGAAGGCAGTCGTCCTCGCAGGCGGGTACGCGACGCGGATGTGGCCGATCACCAAACACCGGCCCAAGATGTTTCTCCCCGTCGGGGAGGGGACGGTCATCGACGTCATCTTCGAGGACCTCGAAGCCGACGACCGGATCGACGAGGTGTTCGTGAGCACGAACGAGCGCTTCGCGGAGACGTTCGAGACGTTCCTCGACGACGCGCCCTACGCGAAGCCGACGCTCTCGGTCGAAGAGACCGTCGAGGAAGACGAGAAGTTCGGCGTCGTGGGCGCGCTCGCCCAGCTCATCGAGCGCGAGGGCGTCGACGACGACCTCGTCGTGATCGCGGGTGACAACCTCCTCTCGTTCGACGTCGGAGAGTTCGTCGACTTCTTCGAGTCGAAGGGGACTCCCTGTCTCGCCGCCTACGACGTCGGATCGAGAGAGCGCGCGAAGTCCTACGGGCTCGTCCAGCTGGACGGCGACCGCGTCGTCGACTTCCAAGAGAAGCCCGACGACCCCCAGAGCACGCTCGTCTCGATCGCGTGCTACGCCTTCCCCGCGGAGACGCTCCCGGACTTCGAGACGTATCTGGCCGACGGCAACAACCCCGACGAGCCGGGGTGGTTTATGCAGTGGCTCCAAGACCGCGGCACCGTCCACGCGTTCACGTTCGACGGCGCGTGGTTCGACATCGGCACGCCCGAGAGCTACCTCGACGCCGTCTCGTGGTATCTCGACGGCGAGACGTACGTCCACGAGAATGCGACCGTCGAGAACTCCGATCTCGGAGAGAACGTCCACGTGATGGCGGACGCGTCGATCTCGAACTCCAGCCTCGAACGGTCGGTCGTCTTCGCGGACGCGGTCATCCGCAACGCCGACATCCGGAATACCATCGTCGACGAGGACACCCACGTCGAGAACCTCGATCTCTCGAACGCGCTGATCGGCGCGCACTCGCACCTCGAATAG